From the Cucurbita pepo subsp. pepo cultivar mu-cu-16 chromosome LG05, ASM280686v2, whole genome shotgun sequence genome, one window contains:
- the LOC111794611 gene encoding histone-lysine N-methyltransferase ATXR6-like produces MHKRRTLAPKPTTSQDFASDDDEYDDVSCQKCASGDSPAELLLCDKCDRGYHLFCLSPILVSVPKGSWFCPTCSNHKKLKSFPLVQTKIVDFFRIQRPADSQTDLMLENRKKRRRAGSLVLSRKRRKLLPFNPIADPARRLEQMASLATALTATGTDYSNELTYMRGMAPRSANCASLEHGGMQVLPKEDVETLNLCRSMMERGEWPPLMVVFDPREGFTVEADRFIKDLTIITEYTGDVDYLRNREHDEGDSMMTLLSATSPSKSLVICPDKRSNIARFINGINNHTQDGRKKQNLKCVRFNVNGECRVLLIANRDISKGERLYYDYNGYEHEYPTEHFV; encoded by the exons ATGCACAAGCGAAGAACTCTAGCTCCGAAACCCACTACCAGCCAGGATTTTGCTTCAGATGACGACGAATACGACGACGTTTCATGTCAGAAGTGCGCCTCCGGCGACTCTCCGGCTGAGCTTCTTCTCTGCGACAAATGTGATAGAGGGTATCATCTCTTTTGTCTTTCCCCCATCCTCGTTTCAGTCCCCAAGGGATCCTGGTTTTGTCCGACTTGCTCCAACCACAAGAAGCTCAAAT CTTTCCCTCTTGTTCAAACTAAAATTGTTGATTTTTTCCGCATCCAAAGACCTGCGGACTCCCAAACGGACTTGATGTTAG AGAATCGAAAGAAACGAAGACGGGCTGGTAGCTTAGTACTTTctagaaagagaaggaagctCTTGCCATTTAATCCGATTGCAGATCCTGCAAGACGCCTGGAACAAATGGCATCACTGGCAACAGCATTGACGGCTACTGGTACAGATTACAGCAACGAGCTTACATATATGCGTGGCATGGCACCAAGGTCAGCAAACTGCGCATCTTTGGAGCACGGTGGAATGCAG GTTCTTCCTAAAGAGGACGTTGAAACCTTAAACTTGTGCAGAAGTATGATGGAGAGAGGGGAATGGCCTCCCCTTATGGTTGTTTTTGATCCTCGAGAAGG GTTTACTGTGGAGGCAGATAGGTTTATAAAGGACTTGACCATAATTACTGAATATACTGGGGATGTTGATTACCTGAGGAACCGTGAACATGATGAAGGGGATAGTATGATGACATTACTGTCTGCCACTAGCCCATCTAAAAGCCTCGTCATCTGTCCCGACAAACGTAGTAACATTGCCCGTTTCATAAATGGAATCAACAACCATACACA GGATGGTAGAAAAAAGCAAAACCTTAAGTGCGTTAGGTTCAATGTAAATGGTGAATGTAGAGTTCTACTTATTGCTAACAGAGATATATCTAAGGGAGAGAGATTGTATTATGACTACAATGGATACGAACATGAATACCCCACCGAGCATTTTGTGTAA